ATCTACTTCTCGTACGCAACAAGGCACAATATTACAGATAATCGAAACATAAAATCGTTGTTCTGCAAAGAAGAGATCAGACATGCCGGGCCTTACAATCGGAGACACGCTCCCCAACCTCGAAATCGAGACTACCCATGgaaagatgaagcttcatgacTATGTTGGTGATAGCTTCACCATCATCTTCTCTCACCCCGGTAATTACTATTTTTGTTATGGTATCCTGTAATTAGTATGTGACTGATACGAGAGTCTTGTGTACTCGTGATGTCGGTGTAGGTGATTTCACCCCGGTGTGTACTACTGAGCTGGGAGCCATGGCGGCGTATGCTAATCAGTTTGCTCAAAGAGGAGTCAAGCTGTTGGGACTATCTTGTGATGATGTTCAGTCTCACCACGAATGGATCAAAGATATTGAAGCATTTAATGTATGCACTCATATTTTAcatgaattttctttttatctaaCGTTATATTGTTATATTATGTGTTTGTTTGGCGAATCTTATTTTCGTGAATGATAgtttatttttgaagaaaagtGCATGTAACTCTATTTATTTTCCGAGAATTATAGTTTATTTCTGGAAAAAAGTACTATGAATGTTGAAACTTTATAGTCTCTGATAAAATTGCGGTCTCTATAGAACTTAATCGTCCGAGTTTAAATATTTATGGGAATATTATGGTGCAGGGAGGGCACAAGGTGAATTATCCAATAGGGGCGGACCCAAAGCGGGAGATCATAAAGGAACTCAACATGGTGGATCCCGACGAGAAAGACTCCGCCGGGAACCACACTCCGTCCCGTGCTCTCCACGTAGTGGGGCCGGATAAGAAGGTGAAGCTGAGCTTTCTGTATCCGGCCAGCACGGGACGGAACATGGACGAAGTGGTGAGAGCTGTGGACTCGCTGCTCACAGCTGAGGCGACGAAGAAGAAGATTGCGACTCCAgcgaactggaagaaaggggaGAAAGTGGTGATTGCACCGAGTGTGGACAATGacgaggctaagaagatttttCCGCAGGGGTTTGATTCGGCGAAGCTTCCCTCTGGGAAAGATTATCTGCGTTTTACGAATGTCTGATAAATTTTATCAGTAAGATGAACTACTTTCGTTGAAGAAGTGAAGCTAGTAGTTGTGGCATATGTAATTGTAATCCTACTtaagtttattttgttttgttggcTATACCAAGGTCGTAAAAATCAGAACTCGaaatgagtactcggaatgagttatcGGATTCGGGAAAAAATACGATCAGTctcatttgaaaaaataattcaactaaactaaTTTAACTGAATTAATTcaactaaattaatttctgagTTCCGATTTTCATGATCATGCTACTTAATGGAATGACAAACGAGAGCAAAAACACAATTAACTTTACTTTTGCTTTGAGTACATAATGCTCTGTGTCTGGCAATGATTTGGGCTACTGGGACTCTTCTGTTCATGCTTTGAAAAGTTGCCGAAAAATTCTAAAGGGTAAATTCTAAAGGGACACTTTCAAGCTGTAGGACCAAAGTAAGCTGTCAAACGGTCTTACAGCACCGAATGTTGGAGAAATTTACGGAGACTCTTTACAGTTTCCACACCTCATCTCCCAGTTGATGTTTCAAGATTCACATATCGGTTCCACTCAATTGGTTTTTAAGTTCTCATTCAACATTCCAACACTCCTGCAACTGGTTTTAAAACATTTTAGTCCCAACTCTTTGACTCTCTCAAAATCCTGATTCCGTCGAAGGCTGAAATCCTGACTCTGTCACTCTAAAAATGCTGAATGCGTCATTATATAACGAAAGGCCGAAATCCTGACTCTGCATAATAGAAGCACCTGAGTCCCGACTCTCTCGAAATCCTGATTCCATCGCTGCATAACGGAAGCCTGGAGATGACATTCTCCAGATGCACCTTTTCCATAACAACTCTGCTGACCCTCCTCCACCTCCACTCCACACTTCCAGCCTCTGCACTCTCCCAATGCCGCACCACCTGCAACAACAACATCCCCATCCGCTACCCCTTCAGCATCGACGACGGCTGCGGCTCCCCCTCCTACCGCCACATGCTCAACTGCTCCGCCCCTGACCTCTTCTTCCTCACCCCCTCCGGCTCCTACAAAATCCAATCCATAGACTACACCAAACAAACCCTCACCCTCTTCGACCCCGCCATGTCCACCTGCTCCATCCTCCAGCCCCACCACGACTTCATCATGTCCGACATTCAGTCCGTCATAATGCCACCCTCCCCCGACACCATCTTCGCCTTACTCAACTGCTCCATCGATTCTCCGGTGACAAATCACTACAAGTCCCTCTGCTTCAACTTCTCCGGCCACTCGTGCGACGAGCTCTACACGGGGTGTACCTCGTTCAGGCTGTTCCATCTGGCGGTTAATAGTACAATGCCGCCCTGTTGTTTCACAATGTACGATACTGTGAAGTACATGAGCATGAATATATTGGATTGTACGCATTATACGACAATGTATAATACGGATAATTTGAAGGGAGTTGCGCCGGTGGATTGGGTCTACGGGATGAAGCTGTCGTATAGCTTGCCTGAGACGGGTTGCGAACGGTGTGGCAAGTCCGGCGGGACGTGTGGATTTGATGTAGAGACTCAGGGGATGCTCTGCATCTGCTCTGGTAACTCTAATGCTACTAGAGAATGTGGTAAGACCTCTACTATGTTGTCGTTTTTCGgagataaatatcaaattcatCACTCGTTTggttcaaatatatcaaattaatcaCACTTTTCAAAATTGACTCAATTTAGATACTACATCAATTTAGTCATTGACAGATGATTTATTTGATACAAAACTTTAATGTAATAATCAAATCTAGACAGTTTTGAAAAGAGTgactattttgaaatatttgaaccAGATGAGTTCAATCATATCTATCCCACGTTCTTTGTAACAAAATGGTCGATCAcggaaatttaaatatttacgaCAAAAGATCTAAAGAGGGGAATTCATATATGTATAAAGTGATGAATttgttgttttcagcttcagctTCAGGTAGTCTTGCGGAGAGCACTGGGGAGAGCCGAAGATTGTTTCCAATGTGGCAAGCATCACAGGCTTTGGTTGTGGGAACAGTATTACATGTGTTACTGTGATTGTCAAACTCATCTCAGTCCAATTTATTTGGCATCTTCATTGTCAGTCCATTAAGTTTGTAGATCATCATATTAGCAGTCATGTTATGTATGTACTCCGAGATTCAAAAGAAATGAAGGATGATACTTTGTGACAATTTGAAACTCTTGGTCTCAACTCTGAACTCTTATATGTACATTTCAAAAGTATTTAGCCAGGAGTCGGGGAAAAAATACAGGGCCGTATGCGAAATTTCAAATTAAGATCCCTCAGTTTTTACTTTAATATAAAGTTAAATAaacttttaaataaaatgaattttaaatatacattataaacaagatgtatatataaaaatttaaaattcaataaaaatatgttttccTGCATATTTTGTAAAAAACTCATTAACAACAATTCTAATTAAAGATTTCTGAGGGGatttccatcggttttcaccggtggaaaacCCCGATTACTTTTTTCCGTTTCTTGTTTGACATCTTGTTTTCctttcaataagttcccaatttatttggattttgttagtctctccttcttgtgagagttggtttttgttttggtgtgttttgatgttctctatgaccgaggttatagatcggTATGATTTTCATTGGTTTGATTCAGATTTGAAGATTATTATGAAATcgcatctatggtcgattgttcagaacagTCAGGTGAAAGCCAATCGGGTGAAAATCAATCAGATGAAAACGAgtacatatattcaaattattttcaaattgcTTAGTTGTCTCTCCAATAAGGAAGAATTCAACAACGATataattacatattatatatattatatattatatatatttttataaagacGAAATCTCCCGATTTTTGCCGGATCGTTCCCGGTTCGGGACAAGTATCAGTGGATTCAAACAATTTATAACATTAGGGGATCGGGAGAGGGATAATGTTCCCCAAACCCAAAATGACTCGATACTCAGATGCTTGCCGTAACCCCTGGTTAATCTAGCTGAGCATCCGGATGGAACTGAATCTTCGGTTCTTTGCAAGTTcggaaagcttgaagaaaaatACTGGTACTTATCTAATGACTTACACCAACAATTATGTGATATAATTTTGTCCATCAAAAAGAATCTAATAGCACATAATTCGTTTGCAATTAAGGTTCTAGGAGAACTGGTCGCTTAAGATATCACTATCAATTGCCATTTTTATGCCGATTGCATGACAAACCAGTTCTTCAATATCTTGTAGTAGCAATAAAAGAGTAGACACCTTCATCATCAGTAGGTAAcatacaacttttttttttgtcacaaactTGCAACTTGGAACCTCTCTTTGTATACACAACCACACAATCCACACAAAGTGAGAAAAGATATATAGGAAAAGCCTCCACTCAAATTCTGTTCATTTCTTGGTTCATGCACTTAGAATCTCTCCTTTAAAAACTCTTGCTTTACACATAAGAAAACCACTTGATACTGTAATGTATTAGGAATTCATGATTCAGCCTACAAAACACAATGTAGCTCACGATCTTAGACTCAACAACAATGCTCTAGTTCAgtgaaagataaaaaaaaacaggaaaaatcatatttatgatCTGCCAAGGCTGAAACACAGAGAGAGGTAAACTCAACTTCTACCAAACACAGTTAAAaagagttactccctccgtcccgaaaagattgaactgctttgactttcacggagattaagaaaaagtaataaaaaggttgaaaagttggtaaagtagtgggacccatcaaaattttaataatagatttgagatagtggaggaaagtagtgggtgtaatagtgtttatattattatagaatagagatagtggaagaaagtagtggatgtaatagtgaaaaatagtgttcaaaaatagtaagtttaataggttcattctttttgagacgtcccaaaaaggaataagtgtcaattaaaatgggacggagggagtagaatatAAGAAAAATTATGTTTCTTAAGGCAAGGCCGTGGATGAGCTGGTCGAGATCAGGGAGTGTAATGGTACAAGTGGACTTGCGGTTATTCCTGTATTTTACAAATGTTGATAAAACCTGCTTGGGGAATCAACTTGAGACTTGTGCTGGAGGGTTTGGTCAATTGCAACAAACAGGATACGCGTCTAGTCAGAGTGGCAATTGAGGAGATTGCTGGTATGCCGGGATTAGATCTGAATAAGTTTGCGCCTAGGTAACCATCTTTTTCTAGCACTTTCTTGATAGTCAACTATTTTGCAGCTGGTCTGTGAAATAGTGGACTgctaaaaaacaaaattatgtttataatataagttCCTGGTTCTACAAGTAAATTTGCAGAAATGAAGCCAAGTTTATCCAAAACATTACTGAGGTGGTTGCTGAGAACGCGCGATCTTTGAGACACAAGTTAGCAAAGGCTACTAAGGAATCAGCATCATGCTTTCCGCAAATTCAGAATGGGTATATGTTTGAAACCTTATTGTCCTCTATCTGATTGAGCTAGTTAAGTCTCTCTCAAAtgcaagattttctttttggtaATTGTAAATGAAAGATCGTTATTGAGGAAGCTGAGCTAATTCTACGGATTAATAAAAAGTAGTATAATATCTCAATATATTAAGGATCACATA
This genomic window from Daucus carota subsp. sativus chromosome 7, DH1 v3.0, whole genome shotgun sequence contains:
- the LOC108195583 gene encoding 1-Cys peroxiredoxin A produces the protein MPGLTIGDTLPNLEIETTHGKMKLHDYVGDSFTIIFSHPGDFTPVCTTELGAMAAYANQFAQRGVKLLGLSCDDVQSHHEWIKDIEAFNGGHKVNYPIGADPKREIIKELNMVDPDEKDSAGNHTPSRALHVVGPDKKVKLSFLYPASTGRNMDEVVRAVDSLLTAEATKKKIATPANWKKGEKVVIAPSVDNDEAKKIFPQGFDSAKLPSGKDYLRFTNV
- the LOC108194342 gene encoding uncharacterized protein LOC108194342 isoform X1, which codes for MTFSRCTFSITTLLTLLHLHSTLPASALSQCRTTCNNNIPIRYPFSIDDGCGSPSYRHMLNCSAPDLFFLTPSGSYKIQSIDYTKQTLTLFDPAMSTCSILQPHHDFIMSDIQSVIMPPSPDTIFALLNCSIDSPVTNHYKSLCFNFSGHSCDELYTGCTSFRLFHLAVNSTMPPCCFTMYDTVKYMSMNILDCTHYTTMYNTDNLKGVAPVDWVYGMKLSYSLPETGCERCGKSGGTCGFDVETQGMLCICSGNSNATRECASASGSLAESTGESRRLFPMWQASQALVVGTVLHVLL
- the LOC108194342 gene encoding uncharacterized protein LOC108194342 isoform X2, whose protein sequence is MTFSRCTFSITTLLTLLHLHSTLPASALSQCRTTCNNNIPIRYPFSIDDGCGSPSYRHMLNCSAPDLFFLTPSGSYKIQSIDYTKQTLTLFDPAMSTCSILQPHHDFIMSDIQSVIMPPSPDTIFALLNCSIDSPVTNHYKSLCFNFSGHSCDELYTGCTSFRLFHLAVNSTMPPCCFTMYDTVKYMSMNILDCTHYTTMYNTDNLKGVAPVDWVYGMKLSYSLPETGCERCGKSGGTCGFDVETQGMLCICSGNSNATRECASGSLAESTGESRRLFPMWQASQALVVGTVLHVLL